A genomic region of Limnohabitans curvus contains the following coding sequences:
- the asd gene encoding aspartate-semialdehyde dehydrogenase: protein MSKLVGLVGWRGMVGSVLIDRMVQEKDFDLIEPVFFSTSNAGGKAPAQAKNETTLQDANNIDALKRCEIIITCQGGDYTKEVYPKLRAAGWNGHWIDAASSLRMADDAIIVLDPVNRNVIDAALGKGGKNWIGGNCTVSLMLMGLGGLFQHNMVEWVSAMTYQAASGAGAQNMRELLSQMGALHDAVKDDLANPSSAILDIDRKVSATMRSAEFPTKNFRNTALAGSLIPWIDVPVENGQSKEEWKGGAECNKILGNPAFRTAGSIPIDGLCVRIGAMRCHSQGLTIKLKKDVPMDEIESILASANDWVKVVPNVREISERDLTPAAVTGTLTVPVGRLHKMAMGNDYLGAFTVGDQLLWGAAEPLRRMLRILLEA, encoded by the coding sequence ATGAGCAAGTTAGTAGGTTTAGTCGGTTGGCGTGGCATGGTCGGCTCGGTGCTGATCGACCGCATGGTTCAAGAAAAAGATTTCGATCTGATCGAACCCGTGTTCTTCTCCACGTCGAACGCAGGTGGCAAAGCCCCCGCGCAAGCCAAAAACGAAACCACGCTCCAAGACGCCAACAACATCGACGCGCTGAAGCGCTGCGAGATCATCATCACCTGCCAAGGCGGCGACTACACCAAAGAGGTGTACCCCAAGTTGCGCGCTGCGGGCTGGAACGGCCACTGGATTGACGCAGCCTCTAGCTTGCGCATGGCCGACGACGCCATCATCGTGCTCGACCCAGTCAACCGCAACGTGATTGACGCGGCCTTGGGCAAAGGCGGCAAAAACTGGATCGGCGGCAACTGCACCGTGAGCTTGATGCTCATGGGCTTGGGCGGCTTGTTCCAACACAACATGGTCGAGTGGGTCAGCGCCATGACTTACCAGGCTGCTTCGGGCGCGGGCGCACAAAACATGCGCGAGCTGCTGAGCCAAATGGGCGCTTTGCACGACGCCGTCAAAGACGACTTGGCCAACCCCTCTTCTGCCATCTTGGACATCGACCGCAAAGTGTCGGCCACCATGCGCAGCGCTGAGTTCCCCACCAAAAACTTCCGCAACACCGCCTTGGCTGGCAGCTTGATCCCTTGGATTGACGTACCTGTCGAAAACGGCCAAAGCAAGGAAGAGTGGAAAGGCGGCGCCGAGTGCAACAAGATCTTGGGCAACCCAGCATTCCGTACAGCAGGCTCGATCCCCATCGACGGTTTGTGCGTGCGCATTGGTGCCATGCGCTGCCACTCACAAGGCTTGACCATCAAGCTGAAAAAAGACGTGCCCATGGACGAGATCGAAAGCATCTTGGCCAGCGCGAACGATTGGGTCAAAGTGGTGCCCAACGTGCGCGAAATCAGCGAACGCGACCTGACACCCGCTGCCGTAACCGGCACTTTGACAGTTCCCGTGGGCCGTTTGCACAAAATGGCGATGGGCAACGACTACTTGGGCGCGTTCACCGTGGGTGATCAGCTTTTGTGGGGCGCTGCCGAGCCATTGCGCCGCATGTTGCGCATCCTGCTCGAGGCGTAA
- a CDS encoding type IV pilus assembly protein FimV: MKKAPRTASNLFQRSALWAALSLSVFGSAQALTLSRPVVQSKQGEALRAEIDISDITAVEQTELQAGIASQEIYKAAKMELPVSNGVPLEIQVQLLRRDNGKLYLKVSSKQAIHNNSLDVLIDLRWATGRLLRDISLSLDDGKSNAKPIAALPVSAGAAAGKTAQPITVKRGDTASELTAGKTPEGVSLEQMLLALLRSNPDAFVESNVNRMKEGALLTLPTEQEAKAVSREEARKAIQIQTKDFEAYRAELAARAPGGTVPKAARDTAGKLEAQVQNKNAKTNQDKLTLAKPGSKDAAADSIAQQREAQDVATRAAELSRNIAELGKIAAATVTNATSPASEAASAGGALPVEVPASAASANGEWLNELREHSLTPVGAGSLIAILVLVGLWRRRALNKSDDDIQGLPPLNVKFNLDLPEFDGQNPVERGYIHEVATHMHDAHEHPHDHAHEEERTYSAEQPARPTMEMPNISLDLDDAGYPSPYQVRIDLADELWNLGQLHTSRALMEEVAIEASGADKEKALQWLAERG, encoded by the coding sequence ATGAAAAAAGCCCCCCGCACTGCTTCCAATTTGTTCCAGCGTTCAGCGCTGTGGGCAGCCCTGTCACTGTCGGTTTTCGGCAGTGCGCAGGCACTCACCTTGAGCCGCCCTGTCGTACAAAGCAAGCAGGGCGAGGCTCTGCGCGCAGAGATCGACATCAGCGACATCACTGCTGTTGAACAAACCGAGTTGCAAGCGGGGATCGCCAGCCAAGAAATTTACAAAGCGGCCAAGATGGAGCTGCCCGTCAGCAACGGCGTGCCACTTGAGATTCAAGTACAACTGTTGCGTCGCGACAACGGAAAACTCTATCTGAAGGTGAGCAGCAAGCAAGCCATTCATAACAATTCACTCGATGTGTTGATTGATTTGCGATGGGCGACAGGTCGCCTGCTGCGCGACATCAGCTTGTCGTTGGATGATGGCAAGTCAAACGCAAAACCCATCGCGGCCTTACCCGTTTCGGCTGGTGCCGCTGCGGGCAAAACCGCACAACCTATCACCGTCAAACGCGGCGACACCGCCAGCGAGCTGACCGCAGGCAAAACGCCAGAAGGCGTGTCTTTAGAACAAATGTTGCTGGCCTTGTTGCGCAGCAACCCCGATGCGTTTGTCGAGTCCAACGTCAACCGCATGAAGGAAGGCGCTTTGCTGACCTTGCCCACGGAGCAAGAAGCCAAAGCTGTGTCGCGCGAAGAAGCGCGCAAAGCTATCCAAATTCAGACCAAAGACTTTGAAGCCTACCGCGCCGAGTTGGCCGCACGCGCCCCCGGCGGCACCGTGCCCAAGGCGGCCCGCGATACCGCAGGCAAGCTTGAAGCTCAGGTACAAAACAAAAATGCCAAGACCAACCAAGACAAGTTGACCTTGGCCAAACCCGGCAGCAAAGACGCTGCTGCCGACAGCATTGCCCAGCAACGCGAAGCCCAAGACGTGGCCACCCGCGCTGCCGAGTTGAGCCGCAACATTGCCGAACTCGGCAAGATTGCAGCAGCCACCGTGACCAATGCAACGAGCCCTGCGTCTGAAGCAGCCTCTGCAGGCGGCGCATTGCCCGTGGAAGTGCCTGCCAGTGCAGCCTCAGCCAATGGCGAATGGCTGAACGAACTGCGCGAACACAGCCTCACCCCCGTGGGTGCTGGCAGCCTGATTGCCATTTTGGTGTTGGTCGGTTTGTGGCGCCGTCGTGCTTTGAACAAAAGCGACGACGACATTCAAGGCTTGCCACCACTGAACGTGAAGTTCAATCTGGACTTGCCTGAGTTTGACGGCCAAAACCCTGTTGAACGTGGCTACATCCACGAAGTCGCCACGCACATGCACGATGCGCATGAACACCCACACGACCATGCGCACGAAGAAGAACGCACTTACAGCGCCGAGCAACCCGCACGCCCCACCATGGAAATGCCCAACATTTCTTTGGACCTCGACGATGCCGGTTATCCCAGCCCCTACCAAGTGCGCATCGACTTGGCTGACGAGCTGTGGAACCTGGGCCAACTGCACACCAGCCGTGCCTTGATGGAAGAGGTGGCGATAGAAGCCTCTGGTGCTGACAAAGAAAAAGCCCTCCAGTGGCTGGCTGAACGAGGCTAA
- the truA gene encoding tRNA pseudouridine(38-40) synthase TruA: MRIAMGLSYNGQAYEGWQSQLSGKTVQDKLEKALSKFTQTPVSTLCAGRTDAGVHGLMQVIHFDTELDRTPYSWVRGTNRYLPLDIAVQWAREMPREFHCRGSAIARRYAYVVLESAVRPSVEVGRVGWVYRPLELEAMQKAAQYLMGEHDFTSFRASSCQALTPVKTMTRIDITRKSTQPGSAVWRFEFEASAFLHHMIRNLMGCFVKIGTGDKPPEWMADVLAARDRDAAAPTFSPDGLYFLGPRYDAQWDLPDRTPAYDGLP, translated from the coding sequence ATGCGCATCGCCATGGGCTTGAGCTACAACGGCCAAGCCTACGAAGGCTGGCAGAGCCAACTCTCTGGCAAAACAGTGCAGGACAAGCTTGAAAAAGCCTTGTCCAAGTTCACCCAAACTCCCGTCTCTACCTTGTGTGCAGGCCGCACCGATGCCGGTGTGCATGGCCTCATGCAAGTGATTCACTTTGACACCGAGCTTGACCGCACGCCCTACTCGTGGGTGCGCGGCACCAACCGCTATTTGCCGCTCGACATTGCGGTGCAATGGGCACGCGAAATGCCGCGTGAATTTCACTGCCGTGGCAGCGCCATTGCGCGCCGATATGCCTATGTGGTGCTCGAATCAGCCGTGCGCCCCAGCGTCGAAGTGGGACGTGTAGGCTGGGTGTACCGCCCGCTCGAGCTTGAAGCCATGCAAAAAGCCGCGCAGTACCTGATGGGCGAACACGACTTCACCTCGTTTCGCGCCTCCAGCTGCCAAGCCCTCACACCCGTCAAAACCATGACGCGCATCGACATCACCCGCAAAAGCACCCAGCCCGGCTCAGCCGTGTGGCGCTTTGAGTTTGAAGCCAGCGCGTTTTTGCACCACATGATTCGCAACCTCATGGGCTGCTTTGTGAAGATTGGCACAGGCGACAAACCACCCGAGTGGATGGCCGACGTGCTGGCCGCCCGCGACCGCGATGCCGCCGCCCCCACCTTCAGCCCCGATGGCTTGTATTTCTTGGGCCCCCGCTACGACGCGCAGTGGGATTTGCCTGACCGTACCCCTGCGTATGATGGGTTGCCATGA
- the trpB gene encoding tryptophan synthase subunit beta, whose amino-acid sequence MSNYQQPDAKGHFGIYGGSFISETLTHAIEELKEAYAKYQHDPEFIAEFKSELAHFVGRPSPIYHAARMSREMGGAQIFLKREDLNHTGAHKINNTIGQAMLAKRMGKPRVIAETGAGQHGVATATICARYGLECVVYMGAEDVKRQSPNVYRMKLLGATVVPVESGSRTLKDALNEAMRDWVANVDNTFYIIGTVAGPHPYPMMVRDFQSVIGEECLTQMPEMFKSLKMAEQQPDAVVACVGGGSNAMGIFYPYIDHANTRLIGVEAAGEGMDTDRHSCSLQLGAPGVLHGNRTYILQDENGQITETHSVSAGLDYPGVGPEHAFLKDIGRAEYVGITDKEALEAFHYLCRTEGIIPALESSHAVAYAMKLAKTMKPEQSILVNLSGRGDKDIGTVADLSNADFFCRPSCQGQSVKGGPTEQTMKFVK is encoded by the coding sequence ATGTCGAACTACCAACAACCCGACGCCAAAGGCCACTTTGGCATTTACGGCGGCAGCTTCATCAGCGAAACGCTGACCCACGCCATCGAAGAGCTGAAAGAGGCCTACGCCAAATACCAGCACGACCCCGAATTCATCGCTGAGTTCAAGTCAGAGCTGGCCCACTTCGTAGGCCGCCCTTCGCCCATCTACCACGCAGCCCGCATGAGCCGCGAAATGGGTGGTGCGCAAATCTTCTTGAAGCGTGAAGACCTGAACCACACCGGCGCTCACAAGATCAACAACACCATCGGCCAAGCCATGCTCGCCAAGCGCATGGGCAAGCCCCGCGTGATTGCCGAAACAGGCGCAGGCCAACACGGCGTGGCCACCGCCACCATTTGCGCCCGCTACGGTTTGGAATGCGTGGTCTACATGGGTGCTGAAGACGTCAAACGTCAAAGCCCCAACGTGTACCGCATGAAGCTCTTGGGCGCCACTGTGGTGCCCGTGGAGAGCGGCAGCCGCACCCTCAAAGATGCACTGAACGAAGCCATGCGCGACTGGGTGGCCAACGTGGACAACACCTTCTACATCATCGGCACGGTGGCGGGGCCTCACCCCTACCCGATGATGGTGCGCGACTTCCAAAGCGTGATTGGCGAAGAGTGCCTCACGCAAATGCCGGAGATGTTCAAGAGCCTCAAGATGGCGGAACAACAACCCGATGCCGTGGTTGCCTGCGTGGGCGGCGGCAGCAATGCCATGGGCATCTTCTACCCCTACATCGACCACGCCAACACACGCCTCATTGGCGTGGAGGCCGCTGGCGAAGGCATGGACACCGACCGTCACTCGTGCTCGTTGCAGCTGGGCGCGCCCGGCGTGTTGCACGGCAACCGCACTTACATCTTGCAAGACGAGAACGGCCAAATCACCGAAACGCACAGCGTGAGCGCTGGCCTCGACTACCCCGGCGTGGGCCCCGAGCACGCGTTTCTTAAAGACATTGGTCGCGCTGAGTATGTGGGCATCACCGACAAAGAAGCGTTAGAAGCCTTCCACTACCTGTGCCGCACCGAGGGCATCATCCCTGCGCTGGAATCAAGCCATGCCGTGGCCTACGCCATGAAACTGGCCAAGACCATGAAGCCCGAGCAATCCATCTTGGTCAACCTCTCAGGCCGTGGCGACAAAGACATTGGCACCGTGGCCGACCTGAGCAACGCAGACTTCTTCTGCCGCCCCAGCTGCCAAGGCCAATCGGTCAAAGGCGGCCCGACAGAACAAACCATGAAATTTGTGAAGTGA
- a CDS encoding phosphoribosylanthranilate isomerase, which yields MNRTRIKICGLTREQDVDDAVAAGVDAIGFVMYAPSPRAVTVERAAELALRLPAFVTPVLLFVNETSEAIAHACVQVPGAWLQFHGDETPDHCRKIARTLGRRWIRAARIPLETPAGEEAFDLLKYAQDYSDAQAVLLDAHVDGYGGGGKTFNWSQLPPNVNAHLVLSGGLNAANVTDGIRALRNHGHSLAVDVSSGVESAKGIKDAAKIHEFVRAVRAADAEHPL from the coding sequence ATGAACCGCACGCGTATCAAAATTTGTGGACTCACCCGTGAGCAAGACGTCGACGACGCCGTGGCCGCAGGCGTAGACGCCATTGGCTTTGTCATGTACGCCCCCAGCCCCCGCGCTGTGACGGTGGAGCGTGCCGCCGAGCTGGCCTTGCGCCTGCCCGCCTTCGTCACGCCCGTGCTGCTGTTTGTGAATGAAACCTCCGAGGCCATTGCCCACGCGTGTGTGCAAGTGCCAGGCGCGTGGCTGCAGTTCCACGGCGACGAAACACCCGACCACTGCCGCAAGATTGCCCGCACCCTAGGCCGCCGCTGGATTCGGGCTGCCCGCATTCCGCTAGAAACCCCTGCGGGCGAAGAAGCTTTCGACCTCTTAAAATACGCACAAGATTACTCAGACGCCCAAGCGGTGCTGCTCGACGCCCATGTCGACGGTTACGGCGGCGGCGGCAAAACATTCAATTGGTCACAGCTTCCTCCAAACGTCAACGCTCACCTCGTCTTGTCTGGTGGACTCAACGCTGCCAACGTGACCGATGGCATTCGCGCGTTGCGTAACCACGGCCATTCATTGGCAGTGGACGTGAGCTCAGGCGTCGAATCAGCCAAAGGCATCAAAGATGCGGCCAAGATTCACGAATTCGTCCGAGCCGTACGCGCCGCCGACGCAGAGCACCCGCTCTAA
- the accD gene encoding acetyl-CoA carboxylase, carboxyltransferase subunit beta has protein sequence MSWLEKLLPPKIQHTEPSERRSVPEGVWVKCPSCETVLYKSDLQANQNVCPTCSHHHRTSARDRLDMFLDAEGRYEIGQEVLPVDALKFKDSRKYPERLKEAMQNTGETDALVVMGGAVHNINVVVACFEFDFMGGSMGSVVGERFVRGVHTAIEQKVPFICFTATGGARMQEGLLSLMQMAKTNASLTRLAKKGLPYIAVLTDPTMGGVSAGFAFVGDVVIAEPNALIGFAGPRVIENTVRVTLPAGFQRAEFLQQKGAIDMICDRRELRKTIASTLAMLQRQPADAVA, from the coding sequence ATGAGTTGGCTCGAAAAACTGCTTCCCCCAAAAATTCAACACACAGAACCCTCTGAGCGCCGCAGCGTGCCCGAAGGCGTGTGGGTGAAGTGCCCCAGCTGTGAGACCGTGCTCTACAAGAGCGACTTGCAAGCCAACCAAAACGTCTGCCCCACCTGCAGCCACCACCACCGCACCAGCGCGCGCGACCGTTTGGACATGTTCCTGGACGCCGAAGGCCGCTACGAAATCGGTCAAGAAGTGCTGCCTGTGGACGCCTTGAAATTCAAGGACAGCCGCAAATACCCCGAGCGCCTCAAAGAAGCCATGCAAAACACAGGCGAAACAGACGCCTTGGTGGTCATGGGCGGTGCGGTGCACAACATCAATGTGGTCGTGGCCTGCTTTGAATTCGACTTCATGGGCGGCTCGATGGGCTCGGTCGTGGGCGAGCGCTTTGTGCGCGGCGTGCACACCGCCATCGAACAAAAAGTACCGTTCATTTGTTTCACCGCCACCGGTGGCGCGCGCATGCAAGAGGGCTTGCTCTCGCTCATGCAAATGGCCAAGACCAACGCCTCGCTCACCCGCTTGGCCAAAAAAGGTTTGCCATACATCGCTGTGTTGACCGACCCCACCATGGGTGGCGTGTCAGCCGGCTTCGCGTTTGTGGGTGACGTGGTCATCGCCGAACCCAATGCCCTGATTGGCTTTGCCGGTCCTCGCGTGATTGAAAACACCGTGCGCGTGACCTTGCCCGCAGGCTTCCAACGCGCCGAGTTCTTGCAGCAAAAAGGCGCCATCGACATGATTTGCGACCGCCGCGAACTGCGTAAAACCATTGCCAGCACACTGGCCATGTTGCAGCGCCAGCCAGCGGATGCTGTGGCTTAA
- the leuB gene encoding 3-isopropylmalate dehydrogenase, which produces MKIAILPGDGIGTEIVAEAVRVLNVLDLKFEMETALVGGAAFDAHGHPLPESTLKLAMASDAVLFGAVGDWKYDTLDRPLRPEQAILGLRKNMGLFANFRPAICYEQLVGASSLKPELISGLDILIIRELTGDIYFGQPRGRRVATDGHFPGAEEAFDTMRYSKPEIERIAHVAFQAARKRKAAGKEGRVTSVDKANVLETFQFWKDVVSEVGKEYPDIALDHMYVDNAAMQLVKEPKRFDVVVTGNMFGDILSDEASMLTGSIGMLPSASLNSKNQGLYEPSHGSAPDIAGKGVANPLATILSAAMMLRFSLNQAAAADRIETAVKAVLAQGLRTPDIYSEGTTKVGTSQMGDAVVKALR; this is translated from the coding sequence ATGAAAATCGCAATCCTCCCCGGTGATGGCATCGGTACCGAAATCGTCGCAGAAGCCGTCAGAGTTTTGAATGTCTTGGACTTGAAGTTCGAGATGGAAACCGCCTTGGTCGGTGGCGCCGCGTTTGACGCGCATGGCCACCCCTTGCCTGAATCCACTTTGAAGCTGGCCATGGCCTCTGACGCGGTGCTGTTCGGCGCGGTGGGCGATTGGAAATACGACACCCTCGACCGCCCTCTGCGCCCCGAGCAAGCCATTTTGGGTCTGCGCAAAAACATGGGTCTGTTCGCCAACTTCCGCCCTGCCATTTGCTACGAGCAATTGGTGGGCGCATCGAGCTTGAAGCCTGAGCTGATTTCTGGCTTGGACATTTTGATCATCCGCGAACTGACGGGCGACATTTACTTTGGCCAACCCCGCGGTCGCCGCGTGGCCACGGACGGTCACTTCCCAGGTGCGGAAGAAGCGTTTGACACCATGCGCTACAGCAAGCCCGAGATCGAACGCATTGCCCACGTGGCTTTCCAAGCCGCCCGCAAGCGCAAAGCCGCAGGCAAAGAAGGCCGCGTGACCAGCGTGGACAAAGCCAACGTGCTGGAAACCTTCCAATTCTGGAAAGACGTGGTGAGCGAAGTGGGCAAAGAGTACCCAGACATTGCGCTGGATCACATGTACGTGGACAACGCCGCCATGCAACTGGTCAAAGAGCCCAAGCGCTTTGACGTGGTGGTGACTGGCAACATGTTTGGCGATATCTTGAGCGACGAAGCATCCATGCTGACTGGCTCAATTGGCATGCTGCCTTCTGCTTCTTTGAACTCAAAGAACCAAGGTTTGTACGAACCCAGCCACGGCAGTGCCCCCGACATCGCTGGCAAAGGCGTGGCCAACCCCTTGGCCACCATCCTCAGCGCCGCCATGATGTTGCGCTTCAGCTTGAACCAAGCGGCAGCTGCTGACCGCATCGAGACCGCCGTGAAAGCGGTGTTGGCCCAAGGCCTGCGGACCCCCGACATTTACAGCGAAGGCACCACCAAAGTGGGCACTTCGCAAATGGGTGATGCGGTGGTGAAGGCTTTGCGTTAA
- the trpA gene encoding tryptophan synthase subunit alpha → MSRIDATLAALKAQGRKALIPYVMAGFPQANITPALMHGMVDAGADIIELGVPFSDPMADGAVIQKAGEAALRFGIGTTQVLDMVREFRQTNTTTPVVLMGYANPVECYNLKHGADSFVKDASAAGVDGVLIVDYPPEECEEFAATLRAHSMDLIFLLAPTSTDKRMEQVARIASGYVYYVSLKGVTGAGNLDTDAVEAMLPRIRQHVHIPVGVGFGIRDAATAKAVGRVADAVVIGSRIIQLLEAAPAGQEVAAAHAFLAGIRQALDA, encoded by the coding sequence ATGAGCCGTATTGACGCCACCCTCGCCGCCCTCAAGGCCCAAGGCCGCAAAGCCCTCATCCCCTACGTGATGGCAGGTTTCCCACAAGCCAACATCACGCCCGCCCTCATGCACGGCATGGTGGATGCAGGCGCTGACATCATCGAACTGGGCGTTCCCTTTAGCGACCCCATGGCCGATGGTGCTGTGATTCAAAAAGCAGGCGAAGCCGCGCTGCGTTTTGGCATTGGCACCACCCAAGTGCTGGACATGGTGCGTGAGTTCCGCCAAACCAACACCACCACCCCCGTGGTGCTGATGGGCTACGCCAACCCCGTGGAGTGCTACAACCTCAAGCACGGCGCAGATTCGTTCGTCAAAGACGCGTCTGCTGCAGGCGTGGACGGCGTGCTCATCGTCGACTACCCACCGGAAGAATGCGAAGAGTTCGCTGCTACGCTGCGCGCCCACAGCATGGACCTGATCTTCTTGCTCGCGCCCACCAGCACCGACAAGCGCATGGAACAAGTGGCGCGCATTGCCAGCGGCTATGTGTATTACGTCTCGCTCAAAGGCGTGACCGGCGCTGGCAACCTCGACACCGACGCCGTCGAAGCCATGCTGCCGCGCATTCGCCAGCATGTGCACATCCCCGTGGGTGTGGGCTTTGGCATTCGCGATGCCGCCACCGCCAAAGCCGTGGGCCGCGTGGCCGATGCCGTGGTGATTGGCAGCCGCATCATCCAGCTGCTTGAAGCCGCGCCAGCAGGCCAAGAAGTGGCTGCTGCGCACGCATTTTTGGCGGGCATTCGCCAGGCTTTGGACGCTTGA
- a CDS encoding type II toxin-antitoxin system RelE/ParE family toxin encodes MTFKVRLTREAEADLLRLFDFLLQRELAREGGGDLTLADKAITAIQSGFATLKTSPFTCRKAEQSPFLRELIIPFGATGYVALFEISDSQTVVIAAVRHQRESDYH; translated from the coding sequence ATGACGTTTAAAGTTCGACTGACGCGCGAAGCTGAAGCCGATTTGCTTCGGCTTTTTGATTTCTTGCTTCAACGCGAACTGGCTCGCGAAGGTGGCGGTGATTTGACTTTGGCTGACAAGGCGATCACAGCCATTCAAAGTGGGTTTGCCACTTTAAAAACATCGCCTTTCACTTGTCGTAAAGCAGAGCAGAGCCCGTTCTTGCGCGAGTTGATCATTCCGTTTGGGGCTACCGGCTATGTGGCCTTGTTTGAAATATCAGACAGCCAAACGGTGGTGATTGCGGCTGTTCGGCATCAGCGCGAGAGCGATTACCACTGA
- the ychF gene encoding redox-regulated ATPase YchF → MSLKCGIVGLPNVGKSTLFNALTKAGIAAENYPFCTIEPNTGVVEVPDPRLQQLAEIITPERIVPAIVEFVDIAGLVAGASTGEGLGNKFLAHIRETDAIVNVVRCFEDDNVIHVANKVDPIADIEVIQTELCLADLAAVEKAIHRVSKIARSGDKEAVKQMAILEKCQTALNDTKPVRTIDFSKEELVELKQFFFITAKPAMFVANVSEDGFENNPFLDRLKAFAQAQNAPVVAICAKIEAELSEMEDADRLEFLKELGQDEPGLNRLIRSAYTLLGLQTYFTAGVKEVRAWTIHVGDTGPQAAGVIHTDFEKGYIRAQTIAFDDFIAFKGEQGAKDAGKMRAEGKEYVVKDGDVMNFLFSS, encoded by the coding sequence ATGAGTTTGAAATGCGGCATCGTGGGCTTGCCCAACGTTGGCAAATCCACCCTGTTCAACGCCCTGACCAAAGCGGGCATCGCTGCGGAAAACTATCCGTTTTGCACCATTGAGCCCAACACCGGCGTGGTCGAAGTGCCGGACCCTCGTTTGCAGCAGTTGGCCGAGATCATCACGCCCGAGCGCATCGTGCCGGCGATTGTGGAATTTGTGGACATCGCTGGCCTCGTGGCTGGCGCCAGCACAGGCGAAGGCTTGGGCAACAAGTTTTTGGCTCACATCCGCGAAACCGACGCCATCGTCAACGTGGTGCGCTGCTTTGAAGACGACAACGTGATCCACGTCGCCAACAAGGTGGACCCGATTGCCGACATCGAAGTCATCCAGACCGAGCTGTGCTTGGCCGACTTGGCGGCCGTCGAAAAAGCGATTCACCGCGTGAGCAAAATCGCCCGCTCCGGCGACAAAGAAGCCGTCAAGCAAATGGCCATTCTCGAAAAGTGCCAAACCGCGCTCAACGACACCAAGCCCGTGCGCACCATCGACTTCAGCAAAGAAGAGCTGGTCGAACTCAAGCAGTTCTTCTTCATCACCGCCAAGCCCGCCATGTTTGTGGCCAACGTGTCCGAAGACGGCTTTGAGAACAACCCCTTCTTAGACCGCCTCAAGGCCTTTGCCCAAGCGCAAAACGCGCCCGTGGTGGCCATCTGCGCCAAGATCGAAGCCGAGTTGTCTGAGATGGAAGATGCGGACCGCTTGGAGTTCCTCAAAGAACTCGGCCAAGACGAGCCAGGCCTGAACCGCTTGATTCGCTCTGCGTACACGCTCTTAGGCCTGCAAACCTATTTCACCGCTGGTGTGAAAGAAGTGCGCGCATGGACCATCCACGTGGGCGACACCGGCCCACAAGCCGCTGGCGTGATCCACACCGATTTCGAAAAGGGCTATATCCGCGCCCAGACCATCGCGTTTGACGACTTCATCGCCTTCAAAGGCGAACAAGGCGCCAAAGACGCAGGCAAGATGCGCGCCGAAGGCAAGGAATACGTGGTGAAAGACGGCGATGTGATGAACTTTTTGTTCAGCTCTTAA
- a CDS encoding YlcI/YnfO family protein translates to MKSATLPSIRVEPEFRTAVESLLHEGESLSQFVENAVRDTLMQRQHQSEFLARGIQSLETARQSNDYVEADDMLAQLRDQLAKARSQVHSRRA, encoded by the coding sequence ATGAAATCAGCCACCCTTCCTTCCATTCGCGTTGAGCCCGAGTTTCGTACGGCGGTGGAGTCGCTTTTGCATGAAGGCGAAAGTCTGTCGCAGTTCGTGGAAAACGCGGTGCGCGACACGTTGATGCAGCGGCAGCATCAGTCAGAGTTTTTGGCGCGTGGTATTCAATCTTTAGAGACGGCACGCCAAAGCAACGACTATGTCGAAGCCGATGACATGCTCGCGCAGTTGCGTGACCAATTGGCCAAAGCGCGTTCGCAAGTTCATTCACGCCGTGCATGA